From Stenotrophomonas maltophilia, a single genomic window includes:
- the rph gene encoding ribonuclease PH produces MSDSRPSGRQPDQLRPVVIQRGFTRHAEGSVLVCFGETRVLCTASVENRVPGFLRGKGEGWVTAEYGMLPRATHTRSDREAARGKQGGRTLEIQRLIGRSLRACVDRNALGERTITLDCDVLQADGGTRTAAITGAYVALVDAVNVLMKRGDIKRNPILGAVAAVSVGVYRGTPVLDLDYAEDSDCDTDMNVVMNDGGGFIELQGTAEGHAFRRDELDALLGLAEKGVRELLDAQQAALSA; encoded by the coding sequence ATGTCCGATTCCCGCCCCAGCGGCCGCCAGCCCGACCAGCTCCGACCGGTCGTCATCCAACGCGGCTTCACCCGCCATGCCGAAGGTTCGGTGCTGGTGTGCTTCGGTGAAACCCGCGTGCTGTGCACCGCCAGTGTCGAGAACCGCGTCCCGGGCTTCCTGCGCGGCAAGGGCGAAGGCTGGGTGACCGCCGAGTACGGCATGCTGCCGCGCGCCACCCACACCCGCAGCGACCGCGAAGCGGCGCGTGGCAAGCAGGGCGGCCGCACGCTGGAGATCCAGCGCCTGATCGGCCGCAGCCTGCGTGCCTGCGTGGACCGCAACGCGCTGGGCGAACGCACCATCACCCTCGACTGCGACGTGCTGCAGGCCGACGGCGGCACCCGCACCGCCGCCATCACCGGCGCCTACGTGGCCCTGGTCGATGCGGTGAACGTGCTGATGAAGCGCGGCGACATCAAGCGCAACCCGATCCTGGGCGCGGTCGCGGCCGTGTCGGTGGGCGTGTACCGCGGCACGCCGGTGCTTGACCTGGACTACGCCGAAGACAGCGACTGCGACACCGACATGAACGTGGTGATGAACGACGGTGGCGGTTTCATCGAACTGCAGGGCACCGCCGAAGGCCATGCCTTCCGCCGCGATGAACTGGACGCCCTGCTGGGCCTGGCCGAGAAGGGCGTGCGCGAACTGCTGGACGCCCAGCAGGCGGCGTTGTCGGCATGA
- the selB gene encoding selenocysteine-specific translation elongation factor, which translates to MIVGTAGHIDHGKTSLVRALTGIETDRLQEERTRGISIELGYAYVPLEGTDAQGPAATLGFVDVPGHERFVHTMVAGATGIDVALLVVAADDGVMPQTREHLAILQLLGVDRGVVALTKIDRVDAARIARVEIEIAALLAGTPLQDSPVFACNSTAPEDAGINALRARLHAWAAGDANAHQDALRRELFRMPVDRVFSLAGHGTLVTGAVHGGIAAAGEHLQLMPAATDVRVRSIHAQNQASEHAMAGQRCALNLAAIARDDINRGDWIADPRAMRATTRVDVRLRLSALAPPLRDRAPLHIHWGTMRRQAHAVLLEDHDHGNGQLVQLVFDVPVCVMCGDRFIARDSAATHTLGGGIVLDPEPPQRRRRSPARLAWLAALEQLAAGAGPGPLLQQAPAGIPATALQRYCRRAADRIDLPADARRINTRDDTVIILARHWQALGEQVITSLRGWRERRPDEPGVDSGRLQRSTLPALATGLWNALLQDLLDHGSVRRVGAWWRLPGHDHAPPERERQLLERVLPQLHAGGFDPPWVRTLAADRGLAEDDVRAILRRAAARGELFQVVPDLFYAPARIAELAAIVAQLSQATGTVDAAAFRDAIGLGRKRSIQILEFFNRVGYTRRVGDQHRPRGDLQWNAPHG; encoded by the coding sequence ATGATCGTCGGCACCGCCGGGCATATCGACCATGGCAAGACGAGCCTGGTACGCGCACTGACCGGCATCGAGACCGACCGCCTGCAGGAAGAACGCACGCGCGGCATCTCCATCGAGCTGGGCTACGCGTACGTGCCCCTTGAAGGCACCGACGCGCAGGGCCCCGCCGCGACGCTGGGCTTCGTGGATGTGCCGGGCCACGAGCGCTTCGTGCACACGATGGTGGCCGGCGCCACCGGCATCGACGTCGCCCTGCTGGTCGTCGCCGCCGACGATGGGGTGATGCCGCAGACCCGTGAACACCTGGCGATACTGCAACTGCTGGGCGTGGATCGCGGCGTGGTGGCATTGACCAAGATCGACCGCGTCGACGCGGCGCGCATCGCCCGGGTCGAGATCGAGATCGCCGCGCTGCTGGCCGGCACACCACTGCAGGACTCCCCTGTGTTTGCCTGCAACAGCACCGCACCCGAGGATGCAGGCATCAACGCGTTGCGCGCGCGCCTGCACGCGTGGGCCGCGGGCGATGCCAACGCGCACCAGGACGCGCTGCGCCGTGAACTGTTCCGCATGCCGGTGGACCGCGTGTTCTCGCTGGCCGGGCACGGCACGCTGGTGACCGGCGCGGTGCACGGCGGCATCGCCGCGGCAGGCGAACACCTGCAGCTGATGCCGGCTGCCACCGACGTGCGCGTGCGCAGCATCCATGCGCAGAACCAGGCCAGCGAGCATGCGATGGCCGGGCAGCGCTGCGCACTGAACCTGGCCGCCATCGCCCGCGACGACATCAACCGTGGCGACTGGATTGCCGATCCGCGTGCGATGCGGGCCACCACCCGCGTCGACGTGCGCCTGCGGCTTTCCGCGCTGGCGCCGCCGCTGCGCGACCGGGCGCCACTGCACATCCACTGGGGCACGATGCGCCGGCAGGCCCATGCGGTGCTGCTGGAGGACCATGACCACGGCAACGGACAGCTCGTGCAGCTGGTGTTCGATGTACCGGTCTGCGTGATGTGCGGCGACCGCTTCATCGCCCGCGACTCGGCGGCCACCCACACGTTGGGAGGCGGCATCGTGCTTGACCCGGAGCCCCCGCAACGGCGACGGCGCAGCCCGGCCCGGCTTGCGTGGCTGGCGGCGCTGGAGCAACTGGCGGCCGGCGCCGGGCCGGGCCCGCTGCTGCAACAGGCGCCTGCCGGCATTCCCGCTACCGCCCTGCAACGCTACTGCCGACGTGCCGCCGACCGCATCGACCTGCCCGCGGACGCGCGGCGCATCAACACCCGGGATGACACGGTGATCATCCTCGCCCGGCACTGGCAGGCGCTTGGCGAGCAGGTGATCACCTCGCTGCGGGGTTGGCGCGAGCGACGACCGGACGAACCCGGTGTCGACAGCGGACGCCTGCAGCGCAGCACCCTTCCTGCGCTGGCGACCGGCCTGTGGAACGCGCTGCTGCAGGATCTGCTCGACCACGGCAGCGTGCGGCGCGTGGGGGCATGGTGGCGCCTGCCCGGCCACGACCACGCACCACCGGAACGCGAACGCCAGCTGCTCGAACGCGTGCTGCCACAGCTGCACGCCGGCGGTTTCGATCCGCCATGGGTGCGTACGCTCGCCGCCGACCGTGGCCTCGCCGAAGACGACGTCCGCGCCATTCTGCGCAGGGCGGCAGCGCGCGGCGAACTGTTCCAGGTGGTGCCCGACCTGTTCTATGCACCGGCCCGCATCGCCGAACTCGCTGCGATCGTCGCGCAGCTGTCACAGGCCACGGGCACCGTGGATGCGGCCGCCTTCCGCGATGCCATCGGCCTGGGCCGCAAGCGCAGCATCCAGATCTTGGAGTTCTTCAATCGCGTTGGCTACACTCGACGCGTCGGTGACCAGCATCGGCCGCGCGGCGATCTGCAATGGAACGCCCCCCACGGTTGA
- a CDS encoding YicC/YloC family endoribonuclease, whose product MIRSMTAYAGGERVTPWGTLGCELRSVNHRFLEVGTRLPEELRALEPQLRERIAARLSRGKLDLVMRLRAPEAAGSLQVNEVLLGQLGQLAHRLTSDFPNLQVSFTELLQLPGVTQGEATDAAALQAEALSLLDQVLDGFVAAREREGDKLSTAIAERVDGIERIAAEVRTLIPAIRDGQRAKLAARLADLPHPVDPGRAEQELVLWLQKLDVDEELDRLGSHIVEIRRVLKQREPVGRRLDFLLQEFNREANTLGSKSVDSRTSNAAVELKVLIDQIREQVQNIE is encoded by the coding sequence ATGATTCGAAGCATGACCGCCTATGCCGGCGGCGAGCGGGTCACCCCGTGGGGCACGCTGGGCTGCGAGCTGCGCTCGGTCAACCACCGCTTCCTGGAGGTCGGCACCCGCCTGCCCGAGGAACTGCGGGCGCTGGAGCCGCAGCTGCGTGAGCGCATTGCGGCGCGCCTGAGCCGCGGCAAGCTGGATCTGGTGATGCGCCTGCGCGCGCCGGAAGCGGCGGGCAGCCTGCAGGTCAACGAGGTGCTGCTGGGGCAGCTGGGCCAGCTGGCCCACCGGCTGACCTCCGATTTCCCCAATCTGCAGGTCAGCTTCACGGAACTGCTGCAGCTGCCCGGCGTGACCCAGGGCGAGGCGACCGACGCGGCAGCGTTGCAGGCCGAGGCGCTGTCGCTGCTGGACCAGGTGCTGGACGGTTTCGTTGCCGCTCGTGAGCGTGAAGGCGACAAGCTGTCCACGGCGATTGCCGAGCGCGTGGATGGCATCGAGCGCATCGCCGCCGAGGTGCGCACCTTGATTCCGGCCATTCGCGACGGCCAGCGCGCCAAGCTGGCCGCACGCCTGGCCGATCTGCCGCACCCGGTCGACCCGGGACGCGCCGAGCAGGAACTGGTGCTGTGGCTGCAGAAGCTGGACGTGGATGAGGAACTGGACCGCCTGGGCAGCCACATCGTCGAGATCCGTCGCGTGCTCAAGCAGCGCGAGCCGGTCGGTCGCCGCCTGGACTTCCTGCTGCAGGAGTTCAACCGCGAAGCCAACACGCTGGGCTCGAAGTCGGTGGACAGCCGTACGTCCAATGCCGCGGTGGAACTGAAGGTGCTGATCGACCAGATCCGCGAGCAGGTGCAGAACATCGAGTGA
- the rdgB gene encoding RdgB/HAM1 family non-canonical purine NTP pyrophosphatase, whose product MKKLVLASHNAGKLVEMQEILADLPLQITSAAELGLGDVEETGLTFVENALLKARAACEATGLPALADDSGLIVDALGGAPGLYSARYAGQPTNAAANNAKLLDAMAEVPDGQRSARFYAVIVLLRHATDPQPLICEGRWEGQITREPRGSNGFGYNPVFLDTTHGLTAAEMETPLKNAISHRALALQQLKQQLATLY is encoded by the coding sequence ATGAAGAAACTGGTACTGGCCAGCCACAACGCCGGCAAGCTTGTGGAGATGCAGGAGATCCTCGCCGACCTGCCGTTGCAGATCACCTCCGCCGCCGAGCTGGGCCTGGGCGACGTGGAAGAGACCGGCCTGACCTTCGTCGAGAACGCGCTGCTGAAGGCGCGCGCGGCCTGCGAAGCGACCGGCCTGCCGGCGCTGGCCGATGATTCGGGCCTGATCGTCGATGCCCTCGGCGGTGCACCGGGCCTGTACAGCGCGCGCTATGCCGGCCAGCCGACCAATGCCGCGGCCAACAACGCCAAGCTGCTGGACGCGATGGCCGAAGTGCCCGACGGCCAGCGCAGCGCCCGCTTCTATGCGGTGATCGTCCTGCTGCGCCATGCCACCGACCCGCAGCCACTGATCTGCGAGGGCCGCTGGGAAGGACAGATCACCCGCGAACCGCGCGGCAGCAACGGCTTCGGCTACAACCCGGTGTTCCTGGATACCACCCACGGCCTGACCGCCGCGGAGATGGAAACGCCCCTGAAGAACGCCATCAGCCACCGCGCCCTCGCCCTGCAGCAGCTCAAGCAGCAGCTGGCCACGCTGTATTGA
- a CDS encoding VOC family protein has protein sequence MNRRLALTTLVVADYDEAIAWYTGKLGFSLLEDIDQGSKRWVVVGPTDGSAAALLLARASNEEQRSRIGNQTGGRVAFFLNTDDFHRDHAAMLAAGVEFLEAPREEAYATVAVFRDLYGNTWDLLEPRQ, from the coding sequence ATGAACCGGCGCCTTGCCCTGACCACCCTCGTGGTGGCTGATTACGACGAAGCCATCGCCTGGTACACCGGCAAGCTCGGCTTCTCGCTGCTGGAAGACATCGACCAGGGCAGCAAGCGCTGGGTGGTGGTCGGACCGACCGACGGCAGCGCCGCCGCCCTGCTGCTGGCCCGCGCCAGCAACGAGGAACAGCGCAGCCGCATCGGCAACCAGACCGGTGGCCGGGTCGCCTTCTTCCTCAACACCGACGACTTCCACCGCGACCACGCGGCGATGCTGGCCGCCGGGGTCGAATTCCTGGAAGCACCGCGCGAAGAAGCCTATGCAACGGTCGCGGTGTTCCGCGATCTGTATGGCAACACCTGGGACCTGCTGGAGCCCCGCCAATGA
- the fdhE gene encoding formate dehydrogenase accessory protein FdhE gives MAQRILEPGEIETLASRDVPRIILPDTASLFAGRAARLRSLAAHSAIGGYLQLLAALADAQQSLLDELTPQQRETLQAQARSQQSSAAAGAGMPLRPANTLQLDGHWRDWLRTLCRHCADEAGLPAETRQELQRVAAADDAWLDAQAHAVLERDDAPSLDAVAALLVMNALQVYWAVLADSFRPTDLKPLADAPGLCPLCGTLPVASVVQARPPYASYRYLSCSLCACQWHYVRVQCSQCGAAGKDIAYRALADVDGDSGEAVRESAVRAETCDHCHSYRKILYLEKDPALEPVADDLGTLSLDLLLGEEGYARASQNPLLWQSDGD, from the coding sequence ATGGCGCAACGCATCCTTGAACCCGGTGAAATCGAGACGCTGGCCTCGCGCGATGTTCCGCGCATCATCCTGCCCGATACCGCGTCGCTGTTTGCCGGACGTGCGGCGCGATTGCGCAGCCTGGCTGCGCACAGCGCCATCGGCGGCTATCTGCAGCTGCTGGCGGCCCTGGCCGATGCGCAGCAGTCGCTGCTGGACGAGTTGACGCCGCAGCAACGCGAGACCCTGCAGGCGCAGGCGCGTTCCCAGCAATCGAGTGCAGCAGCCGGCGCCGGGATGCCGTTGCGGCCGGCCAACACGCTGCAGCTGGATGGGCATTGGCGCGACTGGTTGCGCACCTTGTGCCGGCACTGTGCCGATGAGGCCGGGCTGCCGGCGGAAACCCGGCAGGAACTGCAGCGCGTTGCCGCTGCCGATGACGCATGGCTCGATGCACAGGCGCATGCGGTGCTGGAGCGTGATGACGCGCCTTCGCTGGATGCGGTGGCTGCACTGCTGGTGATGAACGCGCTGCAGGTGTACTGGGCGGTGCTGGCCGACAGCTTCCGCCCCACCGACCTGAAACCGCTGGCCGATGCGCCGGGGCTGTGCCCGTTGTGCGGCACCCTGCCGGTGGCCAGCGTGGTGCAGGCACGGCCGCCCTACGCGTCCTACCGTTATCTTTCGTGCTCGCTGTGTGCCTGCCAGTGGCACTACGTGCGCGTGCAGTGCAGCCAGTGCGGCGCCGCCGGCAAGGACATTGCCTACCGCGCCCTGGCCGATGTGGACGGCGACAGCGGCGAAGCCGTACGTGAAAGCGCCGTGCGAGCGGAGACCTGCGACCACTGCCACAGCTACCGCAAGATCCTCTATCTGGAAAAGGATCCGGCACTGGAACCGGTCGCTGATGATCTCGGCACGCTGTCGCTGGACCTGCTGCTGGGCGAGGAAGGCTACGCGCGTGCCAGCCAGAATCCGCTGCTGTGGCAATCCGACGGCGATTGA
- the fdxH gene encoding formate dehydrogenase subunit beta, with translation MSLQSLDIIRRSATTTPSPEARGAHTGQVAKLIDVSKCIGCKACQVACMEWNDLRDEVGSCVGSYDNPPDLSEQSWTVMKFREYEDEKGKLEWLIRKEGCMHCSDPGCLKACPSPGAIIQYANGIVDFQEENCIGCGYCVTGCPFDVPRISKKDHKAYKCTLCSDRVAVGQEPACVKTCPTGAITFGSKQAMTEHAAGRVEDLKSRGYENAGLYDPQGVGGTHVMYVLQHVDKPELYADLPKDPRISPMVEVWKGVAKPLGVLAIAATAFVGFLHYIGIGRNTVNDEEEEEAEHEAKKIEEEQRP, from the coding sequence ATCATCCGCCGCTCGGCCACCACCACGCCCTCGCCGGAGGCGCGTGGTGCGCACACCGGCCAGGTCGCCAAGCTGATCGACGTGAGCAAGTGCATCGGCTGCAAGGCCTGCCAGGTCGCCTGCATGGAGTGGAACGACCTGCGCGACGAGGTCGGCAGCTGCGTCGGCAGTTATGACAACCCGCCCGACCTGAGTGAACAGTCGTGGACGGTGATGAAGTTCCGCGAGTACGAGGACGAGAAGGGCAAGCTGGAATGGCTGATCCGCAAGGAAGGCTGCATGCACTGCAGCGATCCGGGTTGCCTGAAGGCCTGCCCGTCGCCGGGCGCGATCATCCAGTACGCCAACGGCATCGTCGATTTCCAGGAAGAGAACTGCATCGGCTGCGGCTACTGCGTCACCGGCTGCCCGTTCGACGTCCCGCGCATTTCCAAGAAGGATCACAAAGCCTACAAGTGCACGCTGTGCTCGGACCGCGTCGCGGTGGGCCAGGAGCCGGCTTGCGTGAAGACCTGCCCGACCGGTGCGATCACCTTTGGCAGCAAGCAGGCGATGACCGAGCATGCGGCCGGCCGCGTGGAGGACCTGAAGTCACGCGGCTACGAGAACGCCGGCCTGTATGACCCGCAGGGCGTCGGCGGCACCCACGTGATGTACGTGCTGCAGCACGTCGACAAGCCCGAGCTGTACGCCGACCTGCCCAAAGACCCGCGCATCAGCCCGATGGTGGAGGTGTGGAAGGGCGTGGCCAAGCCGCTGGGCGTGCTGGCCATCGCCGCTACCGCGTTTGTCGGCTTCCTGCATTACATCGGCATCGGCCGCAACACTGTGAACGACGAGGAAGAGGAAGAGGCCGAACACGAGGCGAAGAAGATCGAAGAGGAGCAGCGGCCATGA
- a CDS encoding formate dehydrogenase subunit gamma: MKYAPHPRQIIRYRAPTRINHWIVAICFVLTALSGLALFHPALFPLTQLFGGGPWTRILHPFIGLAMVIGFALLALRMWRDNFLSADDRAWMRGMRDVLRNEDEKLPPVGRFNAGQKLLFWAIIGCLSALLLTGFVIWRQYFSHFFPIGVIRFSVLAHALFGWVLVCAIVVHIYAAIWIKGSVRAMTQGKVTYGWAYKHHRQWFRDILRGRREEG; the protein is encoded by the coding sequence ATGAAGTACGCACCGCACCCGCGGCAGATCATCCGCTACCGCGCGCCGACCCGCATCAACCACTGGATCGTGGCGATCTGTTTCGTGCTGACCGCGCTGTCCGGGCTGGCGCTGTTCCACCCTGCCCTGTTTCCGTTGACCCAGCTGTTCGGCGGCGGGCCGTGGACGCGCATCCTGCACCCGTTCATCGGCCTGGCCATGGTGATCGGCTTTGCCCTGCTGGCGCTGCGGATGTGGCGTGACAACTTCCTCAGCGCCGATGACCGCGCGTGGATGCGCGGCATGCGCGATGTGCTGCGCAACGAGGACGAGAAGCTGCCGCCGGTGGGCCGCTTCAATGCCGGCCAGAAGTTGTTGTTCTGGGCCATCATCGGTTGCCTGTCGGCGCTGCTGCTGACCGGCTTCGTGATCTGGCGGCAGTACTTCAGCCACTTCTTCCCGATCGGGGTGATCCGCTTCTCGGTGCTGGCCCATGCGCTGTTCGGCTGGGTACTGGTCTGCGCGATCGTGGTGCATATCTATGCGGCGATCTGGATCAAGGGTTCGGTGCGGGCGATGACCCAGGGCAAGGTGACCTATGGGTGGGCGTACAAGCACCATCGGCAGTGGTTCCGGGACATCCTGCGCGGGCGGCGGGAAGAGGGGTAG
- the selA gene encoding L-seryl-tRNA(Sec) selenium transferase, with translation MTATPPTPASAAALPSLDRLLRLPALGALIEGHGRSRITQLLRVHLQALRERISAAQLSAEQLHQAIEGPALVAALDAAITADARLDLQPMFNLTGTVLHTNLGRALLPETAVHAVTRTMTVPIDLEFDISRGRRGDRDARVQALVCELTGAEAATVVNNNAAAVLLLLNSLANRREVVVSRGELVEIGGAFRIPDVMRSAGARLLEVGTTNRTHPADFTHAIGARTALLMEVHASNYAITGFTAKVDTAAMAAIAHQHGLPLAVDLGSGSLCDLATFGLPHEPTVQDALAAGADLVSFSGDKLLGGPQAGIIAGRADLIARINRNPLKRALRMDKMGLAALEAVLALYREPEYLAQRLPTLRTLTRTQQDIDAQAQRLLPAMRSALTTDCTLERASMHSQIGSGAQPQAQLASAGLRVTSARRGGLDRLAKRLRQLPRPVLGRIADDALWLDLRCLEPADEADFLAQWSTLQA, from the coding sequence ATGACAGCCACGCCCCCCACCCCGGCATCGGCCGCTGCCCTGCCCTCGCTGGACCGGCTGCTGCGCCTGCCGGCCTTGGGAGCACTGATCGAGGGCCACGGCCGCAGCCGCATCACCCAGTTGTTGCGCGTACATCTGCAGGCGCTGCGTGAGCGCATCAGTGCCGCGCAGCTATCGGCCGAGCAGTTGCACCAGGCCATTGAAGGCCCGGCGCTGGTCGCGGCGCTCGACGCCGCAATCACCGCCGATGCGCGGCTCGACCTGCAGCCGATGTTCAACCTGACCGGCACCGTGTTGCACACCAACCTCGGCCGCGCCCTGTTGCCCGAAACCGCCGTGCACGCGGTCACCCGTACGATGACCGTGCCGATTGATCTGGAGTTCGACATCAGCCGCGGCCGCCGTGGCGACCGCGATGCACGGGTGCAGGCGCTGGTCTGCGAGCTGACCGGCGCCGAAGCCGCCACCGTGGTCAACAACAATGCGGCGGCGGTCCTGCTGCTGCTCAACAGCCTGGCCAACCGCCGCGAGGTGGTGGTCTCACGCGGCGAGCTGGTCGAGATTGGCGGCGCCTTCCGCATTCCTGATGTGATGCGTAGCGCCGGGGCGCGCCTGCTGGAAGTAGGCACCACCAACCGCACCCACCCGGCCGATTTCACCCATGCCATCGGCGCCCGCACCGCGTTGCTGATGGAGGTGCATGCCAGCAACTACGCGATCACGGGTTTCACCGCCAAGGTAGACACCGCGGCGATGGCCGCCATCGCGCACCAGCATGGGTTGCCGCTGGCAGTGGACCTGGGCAGTGGCAGCCTGTGTGATCTGGCCACCTTCGGCCTGCCGCACGAGCCGACCGTGCAGGACGCACTTGCCGCCGGTGCCGATCTGGTTTCATTCAGTGGCGACAAGCTGCTGGGCGGGCCGCAGGCCGGCATCATCGCCGGCCGCGCCGACCTGATTGCGCGGATCAACCGCAACCCGCTCAAGCGGGCACTGCGCATGGACAAGATGGGCCTGGCCGCACTGGAAGCGGTGCTGGCCCTGTACCGCGAACCGGAGTACCTGGCGCAACGGTTGCCAACGCTGCGAACGCTGACGCGCACGCAGCAGGACATCGATGCACAGGCACAGCGCCTGCTGCCGGCCATGCGTTCCGCGCTGACGACCGACTGCACCCTTGAACGCGCATCGATGCACAGCCAGATCGGCAGCGGGGCGCAACCGCAGGCCCAGCTGGCCAGCGCCGGGCTGCGGGTCACATCGGCCCGTCGTGGTGGTCTGGATCGCCTGGCCAAGCGCCTGCGCCAGCTGCCCCGGCCGGTGTTGGGCCGCATCGCCGATGACGCGCTGTGGCTGGACCTGCGCTGCCTGGAACCTGCCGACGAAGCGGACTTCCTCGCCCAATGGAGCACGCTGCAGGCATGA
- the selD gene encoding selenide, water dikinase SelD → MATHAQSPAPSPADAPQRLTSLAHGGGCGCKIAPGVLSELLRGVPALPAPAELLVGRETSDDAAVYRLDDRQAIVATTDFFMPIVDDPFDFGRIAATNALSDLYAMGARPLFALAIVGMPINTLPQDTIRGILQGGERACADAGIVVAGGHSIDSVEPIYGLAAIGVLDPQRLKRNADARVGDVLVLGKPLGVGVYSSALKKELLDADGYRQMVDSTTRLNSVGVPLAALDGVHAMTDVTGFGLLGHLLEVCRASGVAAEVDSTQVPLLPQALDLLQRGCVTGASSRNWASYGNDVRFAEGMAAHWQPLLTDPQTSGGLLVSCAPEAVDAVLACFHDAGFAQAAVVGRLNAGAPGVSVV, encoded by the coding sequence ATGGCCACGCACGCGCAGTCCCCCGCCCCTTCACCCGCCGATGCCCCGCAACGGCTGACCTCGCTGGCCCATGGTGGTGGTTGCGGCTGCAAGATCGCGCCAGGGGTGCTTTCCGAGCTGCTGCGTGGGGTTCCGGCGCTTCCCGCACCGGCCGAACTGCTGGTCGGGCGTGAGACCAGCGACGACGCGGCGGTGTATCGCCTCGATGATCGCCAGGCCATCGTCGCCACCACCGATTTCTTCATGCCGATCGTCGACGACCCGTTCGACTTCGGCCGCATCGCTGCGACCAACGCGCTGTCTGACCTGTATGCGATGGGCGCGCGGCCTCTGTTCGCGCTGGCCATCGTCGGCATGCCGATCAATACCCTGCCGCAGGACACCATCCGCGGCATCCTGCAGGGTGGCGAACGCGCCTGTGCCGATGCCGGCATCGTGGTCGCCGGTGGCCACAGCATCGATTCGGTGGAGCCAATCTACGGCCTGGCCGCGATCGGCGTGCTCGATCCGCAGCGGCTCAAGCGCAATGCCGATGCCCGCGTCGGCGACGTGCTGGTGCTGGGCAAGCCATTGGGTGTGGGCGTGTATTCGTCGGCGCTGAAGAAGGAACTGCTGGATGCCGACGGCTACCGGCAGATGGTCGATTCCACCACCCGCCTGAACAGCGTCGGCGTGCCGCTGGCCGCATTGGACGGCGTGCACGCGATGACCGACGTCACCGGTTTCGGCCTGCTTGGCCACCTGCTGGAAGTGTGCCGCGCCAGCGGCGTCGCCGCCGAGGTGGACAGCACACAGGTGCCGCTGCTGCCACAGGCGCTGGACCTGCTGCAGCGGGGCTGCGTGACCGGCGCCTCCAGCCGCAACTGGGCCTCGTATGGCAACGACGTGCGCTTCGCCGAGGGCATGGCGGCGCACTGGCAGCCATTGCTGACCGATCCGCAGACCAGTGGTGGCCTGCTGGTGTCATGCGCACCGGAAGCGGTGGATGCGGTGCTGGCCTGTTTCCACGATGCGGGGTTCGCCCAGGCAGCCGTGGTGGGCCGCCTGAACGCGGGAGCGCCGGGCGTCAGCGTGGTCTGA